From one Formosa sediminum genomic stretch:
- a CDS encoding polysaccharide biosynthesis/export family protein, with product MVYLQPSETVTDSIAKVVATQSPYRIQIYDILNIRVKALDQDAVQIFNPMGEDLLDANSDERAYFDGFTVDLHGEIRVPALGRINVLGYTTEEIEKIIEKKLLDEQFKETANIFVTVKLTGLRYTVSGEVEAPGTNTLFQDRVNIFEAIANAGEIPITGDRKDILIIRQYPEGQKIHHLDITREDVMQSPYYYIQPNDIIYVKPLPQKSWGTAETGMQTLTTIATIITLGTTTLLLIDRL from the coding sequence ATGGTTTACTTACAACCTTCAGAAACAGTTACAGATTCTATAGCTAAAGTTGTAGCAACTCAATCGCCATACCGTATTCAAATTTACGACATTTTAAATATTAGAGTAAAAGCGTTAGATCAAGATGCAGTACAAATCTTTAACCCGATGGGTGAAGATTTGTTAGATGCAAATAGCGATGAACGTGCTTATTTTGATGGGTTTACGGTAGATTTGCACGGTGAGATTAGAGTGCCTGCCTTGGGACGTATTAATGTGTTAGGGTATACTACAGAAGAGATTGAGAAAATCATAGAAAAAAAATTGCTTGACGAACAGTTTAAAGAAACAGCTAATATTTTTGTTACGGTTAAACTCACTGGATTAAGATATACGGTGAGTGGTGAAGTAGAGGCGCCTGGAACAAACACCTTATTCCAGGATCGCGTTAATATTTTTGAAGCCATTGCCAATGCTGGAGAAATACCAATTACCGGAGATAGAAAGGATATTCTAATAATTAGACAATATCCAGAGGGGCAAAAAATTCATCATTTAGATATTACCCGTGAAGATGTAATGCAATCTCCATATTACTACATACAACCTAATGATATTATTTACGTAAAACCACTTCCACAAAAATCTTGGGGAACTGCAGAAACAGGTATGCAAACGTTAACAACCATTGCAACAATAATTACATTAGGAACTACAACTTTATTATTAATAGATCGATTATAA